A window of Haloarcula marismortui ATCC 43049 genomic DNA:
GGGTTCAGTTCCTGCTTCATCCCCTTGCGCTCTCGGATCTCGCTGATCTTGTCGGGCTGGAGATTGTCGGCAAGGACCTGGAAGCCGGCGTTTTCGGTGTTCCAGGAGGCACGGCCCTCGGTCGCGGAGCGGATGTCGGAGGAGAAGCCGATCATCTCGTCAACCGGGGCGACGCCTTCGACGACCATCAGGTCGCCTTCCTGGTACATGTCGTCGACGCGGCCACGGCGACCCTGAATCTCGCCGCTCGCAGCGCCCATGTGGTCGTTGGGCACGTCGATGCGGACCTGCTGAATCGGCTCCAGCAGCTTGATGCTGGCGTCAATGAGGGAGTTGTGCACAGCCTCGCGGACGGCCGGGATAACCTGGGCCGGACCGCGGTGGATGGCGTCCTCGTGGAGGCGGGCGTCGTGGAGACGGATGAGCGACCCCTGGACCGGCTCGGACGCGAGCGGACCGTCGTCGAGGGCCTCTTCGAGACCTTCGATGACGAGCTCCATCGTCTCGTTGAGGTGCTGGATACCCTTCGTCTCATCAAGCAGGATGTTGGTCCCGTGGATGTGCTCGATGTTCTGGGAGTCGTCCTTGTCCATACCGGCCTCCTGCAGCGCTTCACGGCGCTCCAGTTCCGGCATGTCCATCGACGCCTCGCCCATCTTGATCGTCTCGACGATGTCCTCGCCGAGCGGCTCGATGCTGATGTAGAAGCGGTTGTGGTTGTTTGGCGACCGACCTTCGACTTCGCGGCTGTCTTCCTGCGGGGCCTCGCGGTAGACAACAATCGGCTCACCGGTGTTGATCGGGATGCCCTGATTGCGCTCGATACGCTGACCGATGACTTCTAGGTGGAGTTCACCCTGCCCGGAGATGAGGTGCTCGCCGGTATCCTCGTTAATTTCGACCTGAATGGTCGGGTCTTCCTTGGCGACCTGCTGGAGCGTCTCGATGAGCTTCGGCAGGTCGTCCATGTTCTGTGCCTCGACGGACTTCGTGATGACCGGCTCCGAGATGTGCTCGATGGACTCGAACGGCGTCATCTCCTCGCTTGAGACGGTGGAGCCAGCGATGGCGTCCTTGAGGCCCGTGACGGCGGCGATATTTCCGGCGGGGACGCGGTCGACTTCCTCGCGCTCGCCACCCATGTAGATGCCGACGCTCTGGATGCGGTTCTTGCCCGCAGTCCCGGAGACGTACAGCTCCTGACCCTTCTCCAGCGTGCCGGAGAAGACACGCCCGGCGGCGATTTCGCCGGCGTGAGGGTCGACACCGATGTCAGTAACCATCAGGACGACTTCGCCGTCCTCGTTGACCAGCCGCATGTCGTCAGCGAGCTGGGATTCGGCGTCACCACGCCAGATACGCGGAACGCGCATCGGCTGGGCGTCGACAGGGTTGGGGAAGTGCTCACACACCATGTCGAGCACCACGTCGGACAGCGGCGTGCGCTCGTGGAGTTCCTGGCGGTTGTCCGCACGTTCGAGCTCCATGATTTCGCCGAAGTCCATGCCGGTCCGCTGCATCGACGGCATCGAGACACCCCACTTGTACAGCGCGGAGCCGAAGCCGACGGTCCCTTCCTCGACGGAGACCGTCCAGTCCTCGATGTCGTCCATCTCCTCGGTCATGCCGCGGATGAGGTCGTTGACGTCCTGGATGACCGCGAGCAGGCGCTTCTGCATCTCTTCAGGGCCTTCCTGAAGTTCGGAGATGAGGCGGTCGACCTTGTTGATGAACAGCGTCGGCTTGACGCCCTCGCGGAGCGCCTGCCGGAGCACCGTCTCGGTTTGGGGCATCGCGCCCTCGACGGCGTCGACGACCACCAGCGCGCCGTCGACGGCACGCATCGCGCGGGTCACGTCGCCACCGAAGTCGACGTGGCCAGGGGTGTCGATAAGGTTGATGAGGTGGTTCTGGTCCTCGTACTCGTGGGTCATCGAAACGTTAGCCGCGTCGATGGTGATCCCACGTTCCTGTTCGTCTTCTTCGGTGTCCATCGCCAGCTGTTCGCCGGCAGTGTCGTCAGAAATCATGCCGGCACCGGCCAGCAGATTGTCTGTCAGTGTCGTCTTTCCGTGATCGACGTGAGCAGCGATGGCGATGTTCCGGATGTGCTCCGGATCGTCCATCAGTGTCTCACATTCTTGGACGATTTTCTTACGTCGGCCCATTATACAGCTTTCTATCAACAGCAGGGTCAAAAGGATAGTGTTTCACTACGGCCGTGACCGCTCGAAATTCGGCCGTTCGCGTGGCATGGTCTGGCATTCCGGCCCGTCGGTAGCCAGAGAGGTATGCGCAGCGATTATAATTATTTGCAGGCAGATGAGTAATGATTGCAAAGGTATTAGCGCCAGCCAGCAGACGGGAGCGTATGACTCGACGTCCACACCTCGACACAATCGCAGTCGATACTGAGACGACGTCAGCAGCAGGGGATGTCACGCTCCCGATACATCTCTCCTCGACCTACGAACTGGCCGGGCTCGACACGGACCTGTCTCTAGAAGACATCAACCCCGGGGACGGGGAGTTTCTCTACTCGCGGCTGTCGAACCCGACACGACACGGCCTCGAACAGGAGTTAGCCGCGCTCGAAGGCGGCGAGCGGGCCTATGCGTTCAGTTCGGGGACAGCAGCCGTTGCAACAGCGGTGCTCTCACTGGTCGAGCCGGGCGACCATGTCGTTGCGTTTGATGACCTGTACGCGGGCACGCGCCGGATGTTCGAAACGCTGTTCCGGGACCAGCTTGGTGTCGACGTGGAGTTCGTCGATGCGACTGATGCCGACGCTGTAGCGGCCGCGATGACGCCGGCAACAGAGCTAGTCTGGGTCGAGACACCAACGAACCCACGCATCAAACTGTGTGATATCGATGCGATTGCGGCCGTCGCCGCCGACTACGACGCGACGGTCGGGGTCGACAACACCTTCGCGAGTCCGTACTTCCAACAGCCGCTGTCGCTCGGTGCGGACCTCGTGGTCCACAGCACAACGAAGTACCTCAACGGCCACAGCGATGCTGTTGGCGGCGCATTGATTACCGACGACCCCGAGGTCGCCGAGCGGGTAGAGTTCCGCCAGCAAATCGCCCTCGGGAATATGCTCGCCCCGTTCGACAGCTATCTCATCTCGCGGGGCATCAAAACGCTGGGCGTTCGGATGACTCGCCACGAGAACAACGCCATGGCCCTTGCGCAGTACCTCGACGACCACGAGCACGTCGAAACGGTCCACTACCCAGGGTTAGAGAGCCACCCGCAGCACGACCTCGCTCGCGAGCAGATGCAGGGCTTTGGCGGCGTGCTCTCGTTCGAACTGGCCGGAGACATGGCCGACGCAAAACAATTTCTCGAAGCTCTAGAGACGGTGACGCTGGCAGTCAGCCTTGGCGGCGTCGAAAGCCTGGCGGAGCTTCCGGCGGCGATGACGCACGAACCGCTCTCACCGGCGGCGCGGGACGAACTCGGCATCTCTGATACGCTCATCCGCCTTTCAGTCGGTATCGAGGATGTCGAGGACCTCCGGGCGGATCTGGAGCGCGGTTTCGCGGCGCTTGAGTCCTGAGCGCTGCGTGCGAACGCTGCCCCCACCCGTGGATTAATAGCTCTGTGGCCCATGAGAAAGTGACACATGGACGTGCACGTGCAGGGTGGGCCGGCCGAACCGTTTCTCGGAGCGAGGGACCTCTTCTCGACGGAACACGACCTGAAACGACCAGTGACAGTCCGGGTCCGGGAGGACCCTGATGAACGTACCCGCGTCAGCCACAGCGACGACGCCCACCGGCTGACAATCTCCCGTCAGGCCGCGACGAGCGCGATGGCCCGCGAGCTGGCGTTACACGAGTACGCACACATGCACCACCACGAATGCGGGCATCCATCGCACACACAATCGACGCGAGAAGCCATCTACCTCGCGCTGGCAGGGCGTTCGGTCGAACAGCGAAAGCTCACGCACTGTTACCAGATCGCCAACCACATGAAAGACGTCTACGCCGACGATATCTGGATGCCAGTGGTGCCCGGCGACAAACTGGTGCCGTTTCTGGAAGCCAGCCTCGCGGCTGCCGTCGCGGACCGGCCCGGCGACCCACCGACGTGGGACCGCTCGACATCGTCAACCCGGGTGCGACAGCCAAGCGAACCGGCCGCGCGGCTGACGCCCGCTGCAGACCCGGATATCACGGCCGTCAACGCAGCGTTCGCCCTTGCGCTGTGTGAACGCCACGACCTGGTCGAGACAGACCACCGGCTGTACGACCTCGCCCATGCCGCGGCCCAGGACGCCGAATCAGTCGATCTGACGGAGTTCAAGCGCCACTTCGCAGCACTCTCGCCCGAGCCAGATGAGTCCGAGTTCCGGAAGGCGCTCGTCGACGTGACTCGCGCATACGCTGGCGGCGGCAGCCGCGCAGCAGACTGAAGCCGAATATCCCTGTCCTATCGGGTCGCTGACGGTCCGTTGTTGTCACACACAGGTGACGCTCTCGTCATCATTGACTGCAGGCTTCGCTCACGCGCAAACGTAGAGTAGCGGGCAGAACTGTTTTTGCGTGGACTTGTGAACTAGTTGACTATGACCGAGGCGCTTCGTGGTCGGCATCTCGGCGGGGGTACCGATGTTGTCGGCGACCGAATTCGGGTACTACACATCGATGACGACCCCGACTTCGTGGCTGTCGCAGCGGATTCTCTAGAGGCCGCGGACGACCGAATCTCCGTTGAAACCGCGACTAGCGCACGAGACGGGCTCGACCGGCTCGCCCAGAACGGGTTCGATGCTGTCGTCTCCGACTACGATATGCCCAAGATGAACGGCGTCGAACTGCTCGATGCGATTCGGGAGACAAACCCGGATCTACCGTTCATTCTGTTCACCGGCAAAGGGAGCGAAGAGGTAGCCAGCGAAGCCATCTCGGTGGGCGTAACCGACTATTTGCAGAAGTCGTTCGGTGTCGAGGTGTACGAACTGCTGGCGAACCGCATCGAAAACGCGGTCTCCGAGTATCGCGCGAAGCAACAGGCCGCCAAGTCAGAGCGCCGCGTCCGCGAACTCACGGAAGCGACCAACGATATCCTCTGGGAGTTCACAGCCGACCTGAGCGAGGTTCTTGTCATCAACTCCGCCTACGAGGACATCTGGGGACGGTCAGTCGCCAAGCTCCGGGAGAACCCCCACGACTTCCTGAACGGTATCCATCCCGAGGACCGCGAACTGATGAAAGACACGATGCAGAGCCTCATGGACGGCGAGTCGGCTGACGTCGAGTGCCGTGTCAACGCAACAGAGGAGTATCAACGGTGGGTCTGGATACAGGGCGAGCCGATCACGAACGATGCCGGCGAGACAGTTCGCGTGGCCGGATTCGCTCGTGACATCACCGAGCGTCGGAACCACGAGCGCGAACTCGAAGCCACCAAGAACCAGCTCACTGAGCACAACCAGACGCTCCGGAAGCTCTACGAGATCAGCGCCGACCCCGACGCCTCGTTTGAAGAGAAGATACAGGCGGTTTTGGACCTCGGTCGGGAGCGCCTTGGGACCGCTGGCGCGTTCCTGTCCGCGAACGATACTGACCGCGACGAGTTCACCGTCCGCTATGCGAGCGGGAGCGACGAACGGCTCAAGCCAGGAACCGTCACACCGCTGTCGGAGGCGTACTGCCGGAAGATGATTGACACAGGGAGCGTCATGGCAATCGCGGAAGCGTCCGAAGAGGGGTGGGCCTCGGACCCGGCATACGACCGCTGGGAATACGAGACGTACATCAGCAGCGAGGTCCGTGTCTGTAACGCGCATTCAGGGACGCTCTGTTTCGTCGACCGCTCACCCCGAAAGAGCCCATTCACAGAGGAGGAGAAGACGTTCGTCCATCTCGCAACGCAGTGGGTGAGCTACGAACTCGAACGCCAGCAGCGCGAGCAGCGCCTCGAACGATACAAGGAGTACACCGACGAGATGCTGGATGCCATCGACGACGTGTTCTACGTCCTCGACAGCGACGGCTGCTTCCGGCGCTGGAACGAGAGTCTGCTAAACGTGACCGGTTACTCAGCCGCGGAAGTAGCCGGGACTCACGGTGCCGAGTTCTTCCCAGAGGAGTATCGAGACCTCGTTTCGGCCGCTATCGAATCGGTGTTTGAGGGCGGGACCACCCGCGTGGAAGTGCCGTTTATAACGAAATCGGGGGACCAGATCCCGCACGAATTCACGGCGACCCGTGTCGAGGACCCCGACGGGAATCCGATGCTCGCCGGCATCGGCCGAGACATCACTGAACGGCAGGCACGCGAACAGGAACTTACGCGGACGAAGGAACTTCTCGGCCAGGCTCAGCGAATCGCAAGCGTCGGCGGTTGGGAGGTAGACGTGACGAGCGACCCCCCCGAAATGACGGTAACAAGCGAGTTTTACCGGATACACGGGCTGACGCCGGACGACGAACTGAGAATCGACTCTATCATCGATCTGTACCACCCCGACGACAGGGAAACTGTCAGGACTGAGTTCCATCGGGCGATAGAAACGGCCGAGGGGTACGACATGGAGGTGCGTATCGGCGACGGCGACCACTACCGATGGGTTCGCGCGCTGTGTAAACCGGTCACCGAGAACGGCGACGTTGTCAAACTCCGGGGCTCTGTCCAGGACATCACCGACCGAAAGCTCCGGGAGCGCGAACTTGAGGGCGCGCGCGAACGAATGGAGATCGCGCTAGAGACGACCAAGACGGTCGTCTGGGACCGAGAGTTCGAGTCCGGCGACCTGGCGTACTACCCCGGGTCCGAGACGCTGTATGGCACTGACATCGAGTCGCTGGACGAGTTTTTACCGCTGGTCCATCCCGAGGATCAGGCGGAGGTGGCGACCCGCATCGAATCGGCGGCCGAGACCGGAATGTACGAAGCCGAGTTCCGGATCATCCGTGACGGCGAGGTTCGCTGGATGGAGGCGAAAGGGCGCGTCGAATCCGATAGCGACGGGACACCGGTTCGGGCACTCGGTATCGACCGTGACATCACCGAGCGCAAGCGCCGCGAACAGGAACTGGAGGAGACCAACGAGCGCCTCGAAGAGTTCACCAGCATCGTCAGCCACGACCTCAGGAACCCGCTATCTGTCGCCGAGGGACGCATCGAACTGGCCCAGCAGGAATACGACAGTGAGCACCTCGACAGCGCCAGCGACGCACTCGCGCGGATGCGGACGCTCATCGACGACCTGCTCGCGGCTGCACGCGACGAGCAGTCGGCGGTTGACACCGGCGTAGTGGCGCTCTCGGATGCGGCCGAGCAGTGCTGGCA
This region includes:
- a CDS encoding elongation factor EF-2, whose translation is MGRRKKIVQECETLMDDPEHIRNIAIAAHVDHGKTTLTDNLLAGAGMISDDTAGEQLAMDTEEDEQERGITIDAANVSMTHEYEDQNHLINLIDTPGHVDFGGDVTRAMRAVDGALVVVDAVEGAMPQTETVLRQALREGVKPTLFINKVDRLISELQEGPEEMQKRLLAVIQDVNDLIRGMTEEMDDIEDWTVSVEEGTVGFGSALYKWGVSMPSMQRTGMDFGEIMELERADNRQELHERTPLSDVVLDMVCEHFPNPVDAQPMRVPRIWRGDAESQLADDMRLVNEDGEVVLMVTDIGVDPHAGEIAAGRVFSGTLEKGQELYVSGTAGKNRIQSVGIYMGGEREEVDRVPAGNIAAVTGLKDAIAGSTVSSEEMTPFESIEHISEPVITKSVEAQNMDDLPKLIETLQQVAKEDPTIQVEINEDTGEHLISGQGELHLEVIGQRIERNQGIPINTGEPIVVYREAPQEDSREVEGRSPNNHNRFYISIEPLGEDIVETIKMGEASMDMPELERREALQEAGMDKDDSQNIEHIHGTNILLDETKGIQHLNETMELVIEGLEEALDDGPLASEPVQGSLIRLHDARLHEDAIHRGPAQVIPAVREAVHNSLIDASIKLLEPIQQVRIDVPNDHMGAASGEIQGRRGRVDDMYQEGDLMVVEGVAPVDEMIGFSSDIRSATEGRASWNTENAGFQVLADNLQPDKISEIRERKGMKQELNPAIDYF
- a CDS encoding PAS domain S-box protein translates to MTEALRGRHLGGGTDVVGDRIRVLHIDDDPDFVAVAADSLEAADDRISVETATSARDGLDRLAQNGFDAVVSDYDMPKMNGVELLDAIRETNPDLPFILFTGKGSEEVASEAISVGVTDYLQKSFGVEVYELLANRIENAVSEYRAKQQAAKSERRVRELTEATNDILWEFTADLSEVLVINSAYEDIWGRSVAKLRENPHDFLNGIHPEDRELMKDTMQSLMDGESADVECRVNATEEYQRWVWIQGEPITNDAGETVRVAGFARDITERRNHERELEATKNQLTEHNQTLRKLYEISADPDASFEEKIQAVLDLGRERLGTAGAFLSANDTDRDEFTVRYASGSDERLKPGTVTPLSEAYCRKMIDTGSVMAIAEASEEGWASDPAYDRWEYETYISSEVRVCNAHSGTLCFVDRSPRKSPFTEEEKTFVHLATQWVSYELERQQREQRLERYKEYTDEMLDAIDDVFYVLDSDGCFRRWNESLLNVTGYSAAEVAGTHGAEFFPEEYRDLVSAAIESVFEGGTTRVEVPFITKSGDQIPHEFTATRVEDPDGNPMLAGIGRDITERQAREQELTRTKELLGQAQRIASVGGWEVDVTSDPPEMTVTSEFYRIHGLTPDDELRIDSIIDLYHPDDRETVRTEFHRAIETAEGYDMEVRIGDGDHYRWVRALCKPVTENGDVVKLRGSVQDITDRKLRERELEGARERMEIALETTKTVVWDREFESGDLAYYPGSETLYGTDIESLDEFLPLVHPEDQAEVATRIESAAETGMYEAEFRIIRDGEVRWMEAKGRVESDSDGTPVRALGIDRDITERKRREQELEETNERLEEFTSIVSHDLRNPLSVAEGRIELAQQEYDSEHLDSASDALARMRTLIDDLLAAARDEQSAVDTGVVALSDAAEQCWHNVETNEAELTVETDAIVRADRSRLEQLLENLFSNSVEHGSTSSRPGADDSVEHGGNDVTVTLGDLDDGFYVEDNGEGIDEEDRSRAFETGYSTSDAGTGFGLWIVAEIADAHDWTVTIGESSEGGARFEITGVDIVE
- a CDS encoding DUF5781 family protein: MDVHVQGGPAEPFLGARDLFSTEHDLKRPVTVRVREDPDERTRVSHSDDAHRLTISRQAATSAMARELALHEYAHMHHHECGHPSHTQSTREAIYLALAGRSVEQRKLTHCYQIANHMKDVYADDIWMPVVPGDKLVPFLEASLAAAVADRPGDPPTWDRSTSSTRVRQPSEPAARLTPAADPDITAVNAAFALALCERHDLVETDHRLYDLAHAAAQDAESVDLTEFKRHFAALSPEPDESEFRKALVDVTRAYAGGGSRAAD
- a CDS encoding trans-sulfuration enzyme family protein, which encodes MTRRPHLDTIAVDTETTSAAGDVTLPIHLSSTYELAGLDTDLSLEDINPGDGEFLYSRLSNPTRHGLEQELAALEGGERAYAFSSGTAAVATAVLSLVEPGDHVVAFDDLYAGTRRMFETLFRDQLGVDVEFVDATDADAVAAAMTPATELVWVETPTNPRIKLCDIDAIAAVAADYDATVGVDNTFASPYFQQPLSLGADLVVHSTTKYLNGHSDAVGGALITDDPEVAERVEFRQQIALGNMLAPFDSYLISRGIKTLGVRMTRHENNAMALAQYLDDHEHVETVHYPGLESHPQHDLAREQMQGFGGVLSFELAGDMADAKQFLEALETVTLAVSLGGVESLAELPAAMTHEPLSPAARDELGISDTLIRLSVGIEDVEDLRADLERGFAALES